A portion of the Clostridium gelidum genome contains these proteins:
- a CDS encoding DUF6304 family protein: MVNLKYSALYSDSLGCEQTSVCFFKGEFELKVRGCTFKSDGLNFDFYTKNSKKISHLFYLKDDELIEYVIDIKIPLTLVCDNNECIEEFLLRVERHKNYYSNSLSVDLEGLVYKAKGYDLQELLINMNKELPKKYKLDCYFPHECGVNYIQTSNESAFYFLKSFKDEWKINSKKDGYLNLFKIKHEKEFNKLQTVPITYICDEYCLN; the protein is encoded by the coding sequence ATGGTCAATTTAAAATATTCTGCTTTATATTCTGATAGTTTAGGATGTGAGCAAACATCGGTATGTTTTTTTAAAGGGGAATTTGAGCTAAAAGTGAGAGGGTGCACTTTTAAAAGCGACGGTTTAAATTTTGATTTTTATACTAAGAATTCTAAGAAAATAAGCCATTTATTTTATCTTAAGGATGATGAGCTAATAGAATATGTTATAGATATCAAAATTCCGTTAACATTAGTTTGTGATAATAACGAATGTATAGAAGAATTTTTATTGCGTGTTGAAAGGCATAAGAATTATTATAGTAATTCGCTTTCTGTTGATTTAGAAGGTTTAGTTTATAAGGCTAAAGGGTATGATTTACAAGAATTACTCATTAATATGAATAAGGAATTACCAAAAAAGTATAAGCTGGACTGTTATTTTCCACATGAGTGTGGAGTGAATTATATTCAAACTAGTAATGAAAGTGCTTTTTATTTTTTGAAAAGTTTTAAAGATGAATGGAAAATAAATTCAAAAAAAGATGGCTATTTGAATTTATTTAAAATTAAACATGAAAAAGAATTTAATAAACTTCAAACAGTTCCAATTACATATATTTGTGATGAGTACTGTTTAAATTAA
- a CDS encoding phosphatase PAP2 family protein encodes MNIIQNIDNSILQFIQVNMRSSIMDKVMPLITDLGNGAIIWMLIAIAFLINKKYRRYGLMIIVALMLCFIVGNLSIKPLVARVRPFNAKPLLDGLLIKQPADFSFPSGHTMCSFASGVVIFYMNRRIGIFALIISSLIGFSRLYLYVHYPSDVFLGMVIGILLGSLSIIIIKRLKVF; translated from the coding sequence ATGAATATAATTCAAAATATTGATAATAGTATTTTACAATTTATACAAGTAAATATGAGAAGTTCTATTATGGATAAAGTAATGCCTTTAATAACTGATTTGGGGAATGGAGCAATAATATGGATGTTAATTGCGATTGCATTTTTAATAAACAAGAAATATAGAAGATATGGACTTATGATTATAGTTGCATTGATGCTATGCTTTATTGTAGGGAATTTGAGCATTAAACCTTTAGTTGCTAGAGTCCGCCCATTTAATGCAAAACCATTGTTAGATGGACTTCTTATAAAACAACCAGCGGATTTTTCATTTCCATCAGGACATACAATGTGCTCATTTGCATCTGGAGTTGTAATATTTTATATGAATAGAAGGATTGGAATTTTTGCTTTAATTATAAGTTCTCTTATTGGATTTTCAAGATTATATTTATATGTACATTATCCATCAGATGTATTTTTGGGAATGGTAATTGGAATTTTGCTCGGAAGTTTGTCTATAATTATTATTAAAAGATTAAAGGTATTTTAA
- a CDS encoding bacteriohemerythrin, producing MYEFKEEYKTGIDFIDEQHKVLFGIADKTYNLLKNDFTLDKYDKIVTLIGQLQDYTVFHFNAEEEYMNSINYKRMFTQKVEHDAFIKRIKDVDFKKIDHNQDEYIINILQLLNDWLTGHIFENDKLIGH from the coding sequence ATGTACGAATTTAAAGAAGAATATAAAACTGGAATAGATTTTATTGATGAACAACATAAAGTTCTATTTGGAATAGCTGATAAAACATATAATCTATTAAAAAATGATTTTACACTTGATAAATATGACAAAATAGTAACACTAATAGGACAACTTCAAGACTATACAGTATTTCATTTTAATGCTGAAGAAGAATATATGAACAGCATTAATTATAAAAGGATGTTCACTCAAAAAGTTGAACATGATGCATTTATAAAAAGAATTAAAGATGTAGATTTTAAAAAAATTGATCATAATCAAGATGAATATATAATTAACATACTACAACTTTTAAATGATTGGTTAACAGGACATATATTTGAAAATGATAAACTTATAGGACACTAA
- a CDS encoding N-acetylmuramoyl-L-alanine amidase family protein gives MKNNFLKNLVICTLVIIEISAFWVANEVKVNAETNGSWVYENNSWRYYSGPAIKSGWTQYNGYWYYLDDNGRMKTGWIKSEGKWYYLDSSSGKMLTRWIEDNGKWYYLNNSGEMRIGWLEENGNLYYLNDSGVMVKDIYIDSRYLDSNGAWKKEPWCNRDDNRSR, from the coding sequence ATGAAAAATAACTTTTTAAAAAATTTAGTAATATGTACACTTGTAATTATAGAAATATCTGCATTTTGGGTAGCTAATGAAGTGAAAGTAAATGCAGAAACTAATGGTTCGTGGGTATATGAAAATAATAGCTGGCGTTATTATAGTGGTCCTGCTATAAAGAGTGGTTGGACTCAATATAATGGCTATTGGTATTACTTAGATGATAATGGGCGGATGAAGACAGGTTGGATTAAGAGTGAAGGAAAATGGTATTATCTTGATTCTTCTTCTGGGAAAATGCTAACAAGATGGATTGAGGATAATGGAAAATGGTATTATTTAAATAATTCTGGCGAAATGAGAATAGGATGGCTCGAAGAAAATGGGAATTTATATTACTTAAATGATTCTGGTGTAATGGTTAAGGATATATACATTGATTCACGTTATTTAGATTCAAATGGAGCTTGGAAAAAAGAACCATGGTGCAATAGAGATGATAACAGAAGTAGATAA
- a CDS encoding heavy-metal-associated domain-containing protein, whose protein sequence is MEREHYNVDGLANENMKTQVKNALEKIEGVSNVCIDLERGSVEVIYNKPATQDEIKSCIENTGHNVK, encoded by the coding sequence ATGGAAAGAGAACACTATAATGTTGATGGATTAGCTAATGAAAATATGAAGACACAAGTTAAGAATGCACTTGAAAAAATTGAGGGTGTAAGTAATGTTTGTATAGATCTTGAACGTGGAAGCGTTGAAGTAATATACAATAAACCTGCGACGCAAGATGAAATAAAAAGTTGTATAGAAAATACAGGACATAATGTTAAGTAA
- a CDS encoding nitroreductase family protein, translating to MIKELILKNRSYRRFYEEKLIEKSNLKELVNLARLSPSGGNIQALRYILVNTKEQNDKINKHIFWAGYYKEWDGPKEGEKPSAYIVVVKDTNLKNSLPQDEGISVQSILLGAVEIGLGGCIIANINRKKLSEELKLDEKYEIALVVALGYPKEEVVIETVNESGDIKYWRDENEIHHVPKRSLDELIL from the coding sequence ATGATTAAAGAACTAATTTTAAAAAATAGATCATATAGAAGATTTTATGAAGAAAAGCTTATTGAAAAAAGTAATTTAAAAGAATTAGTTAATTTAGCAAGGTTATCACCTTCTGGGGGAAATATACAAGCATTAAGATATATTTTAGTAAATACAAAAGAACAAAATGATAAAATAAATAAACATATATTTTGGGCAGGATATTATAAAGAGTGGGATGGTCCTAAAGAAGGAGAAAAACCAAGTGCTTATATAGTTGTAGTTAAAGATACTAATCTTAAGAATAGTTTACCACAAGATGAAGGAATATCCGTGCAAAGTATTTTACTAGGAGCAGTTGAGATAGGCCTTGGTGGATGTATAATTGCTAATATAAATAGAAAAAAATTATCAGAAGAACTTAAATTAGATGAAAAATATGAAATTGCGTTGGTGGTTGCATTAGGATATCCAAAGGAAGAGGTAGTTATTGAAACTGTTAATGAATCTGGTGATATAAAATATTGGAGAGATGAAAATGAAATTCATCATGTACCTAAAAGATCTTTAGATGAATTGATTTTGTAG
- a CDS encoding GTP pyrophosphokinase has protein sequence MGQLKENEKIFFGGGDMIISPEEVEEKIEEMNETLLIYRSAIKEVKTKLDILDDELKIRRKRNPIEYMKSRVKTPGSIMDKLRRRGLEMSVDAAKKNLNDIAGIRVICSFVGDIYDIAEMLKRQDDIILIEEKDYIKNPKPNGYRSLHLVVQVPIFFSDHEELVRVEVQIRTIAMDFWASLEHKLYYKTSGENPVHITNDLKECADVIASTDMRMQDIQREVEKLR, from the coding sequence ATGGGTCAGTTAAAAGAAAATGAAAAGATATTTTTTGGTGGAGGAGATATGATCATATCGCCAGAAGAAGTTGAAGAAAAAATAGAAGAAATGAATGAAACGTTGCTAATTTATCGTTCAGCTATAAAAGAAGTTAAGACTAAATTAGATATTTTAGATGATGAACTTAAAATAAGAAGAAAAAGAAATCCAATAGAGTATATGAAGTCTAGAGTTAAAACACCAGGAAGTATTATGGACAAGCTTAGACGTAGAGGACTTGAAATGAGTGTTGATGCTGCTAAAAAGAATTTAAATGATATAGCAGGTATAAGAGTAATTTGTTCTTTTGTTGGTGATATATATGATATTGCTGAGATGCTTAAAAGACAAGATGACATTATATTAATTGAAGAAAAGGATTATATAAAGAATCCAAAGCCGAATGGATATAGAAGCCTTCATTTAGTTGTACAAGTTCCTATATTTTTTTCAGATCATGAAGAATTAGTTAGAGTAGAAGTGCAAATAAGAACAATAGCAATGGACTTTTGGGCAAGTCTTGAGCATAAATTATATTATAAAACATCAGGAGAAAATCCGGTACATATTACAAATGATTTAAAAGAGTGTGCGGATGTTATAGCATCAACAGATATGAGAATGCAAGATATACAAAGAGAAGTTGAAAAATTAAGATAG
- a CDS encoding SH3 domain-containing protein, translating into MAQRYNAFFYGSYDNNLSNPQGKLVTTAPNYKKHGQVINIDSNLCIREEPNLDSYISYCLYEGMIFDILEKDNGWYKIKYEDIIGYANGDYIEEYDETPPNKVYDEIQSNSIFKKATPIEAELTAYCNCAICSEAWGSQTAMQTHTRVGVIAAPKDIPLGSKIYIPELKDYKEDRIFNVEDRGGAVVVKNDGTYIIDIWLPTHEQVNEFGRKKTIVYLME; encoded by the coding sequence ATTGCACAAAGATATAATGCTTTTTTCTATGGTAGCTATGATAATAATTTAAGTAACCCCCAAGGAAAACTTGTAACTACTGCTCCTAATTATAAAAAACATGGGCAAGTAATAAATATTGATTCTAACTTATGCATTAGGGAAGAACCCAATTTAGATAGTTATATAAGTTATTGTTTGTATGAAGGAATGATATTTGATATATTAGAGAAAGATAATGGTTGGTATAAGATAAAATATGAAGATATTATAGGTTATGCCAATGGTGATTATATTGAAGAATATGATGAAACTCCACCTAATAAGGTATATGATGAAATACAAAGCAACTCAATATTTAAAAAGGCTACACCTATTGAAGCAGAGTTAACTGCTTATTGTAATTGTGCAATATGTTCAGAAGCATGGGGATCCCAAACTGCAATGCAAACACATACTAGAGTGGGTGTTATTGCTGCGCCAAAAGATATACCACTTGGAAGTAAAATTTATATTCCGGAACTAAAAGATTATAAAGAAGATCGAATATTTAATGTTGAAGATAGAGGCGGAGCAGTGGTGGTAAAAAATGATGGGACGTATATAATAGATATTTGGTTACCTACTCATGAACAAGTTAATGAATTTGGCAGAAAAAAGACCATAGTTTACTTAATGGAATAA
- the tnpC gene encoding IS66 family transposase, whose amino-acid sequence MSEGKIIEIYNQGLTQVMSVIKELTNEIKGLNSQVEKISKENKALGERVQSLEKQTQKNSNNSSKPPSTDGFKKKTKTLRTKSGKKPGGQEGHDGKTLELTENPDEIIVHTVDKCDICGESLQDVAPDSIIVRQVVDLPETKVKVTEHRSEVKKCPKCRRKNTGKFPEGITNTVQYGDKVKAIAVYLTQYQLIPFKRGAELISDMFNISLSQGTIVNFNNNCHEKLELVEENIKNAITNYQGAVHYDETGIYIDKKRQWLHVASNDKYTYYEAHEKRGKEAIDDINILPKFTGTAVHDCWKTYHQYSCEHALCNAHILRELNAISELEKQKWAEPLKNLLVEIKKEVDLSWNTANALTLDKIEAFEKRYDQILEDGFKEDYIANSKAYSKKKVKKSTSLNLLNRLSGYKNQILAFMYDFEIPFDNNLAERDLRMTKVKQKISGTFRSKDGAKAFTRIRGYVSTVRKNSLNTLDCIKSVFTSNIIDPTLV is encoded by the coding sequence GTGAGCGAAGGCAAAATTATAGAAATCTATAATCAAGGATTAACGCAAGTTATGAGTGTTATAAAAGAACTTACAAATGAAATAAAAGGTCTAAATTCTCAAGTAGAAAAAATTTCAAAAGAAAATAAAGCTCTCGGTGAGCGTGTTCAATCTTTAGAAAAACAAACTCAAAAGAATAGTAATAACAGTAGCAAACCACCATCGACAGATGGTTTTAAAAAGAAAACTAAAACTTTAAGAACTAAATCAGGCAAAAAACCTGGTGGTCAAGAAGGTCATGATGGAAAGACACTTGAGCTTACTGAAAATCCAGATGAAATAATTGTACACACTGTAGATAAATGTGATATTTGCGGAGAATCCTTACAGGATGTAGCTCCGGACAGTATAATTGTACGACAAGTGGTTGATCTACCAGAGACTAAAGTAAAAGTTACTGAACATAGATCAGAAGTTAAAAAATGTCCAAAGTGTAGAAGAAAAAACACCGGTAAATTCCCTGAGGGAATAACAAACACAGTTCAATATGGCGATAAAGTAAAAGCGATAGCTGTTTATTTAACTCAATATCAATTAATTCCGTTTAAACGTGGTGCTGAATTGATTTCTGATATGTTTAATATAAGTTTAAGTCAAGGTACAATAGTCAATTTTAATAATAACTGTCATGAAAAATTAGAACTTGTTGAAGAAAATATAAAAAATGCAATAACTAATTATCAAGGTGCTGTACATTATGACGAAACTGGAATATATATAGATAAAAAACGCCAATGGCTACATGTTGCTTCAAATGATAAATATACTTATTATGAAGCACATGAAAAACGAGGTAAAGAAGCTATTGATGATATAAATATATTACCTAAATTTACCGGAACAGCAGTACATGACTGCTGGAAGACATATCATCAATACTCTTGTGAGCACGCTTTATGCAATGCTCACATATTAAGAGAGTTAAATGCTATATCAGAGCTAGAAAAACAAAAATGGGCAGAGCCTTTGAAAAATCTATTAGTAGAAATAAAAAAAGAAGTAGATTTATCTTGGAATACTGCCAATGCCTTAACTTTAGATAAAATTGAAGCCTTTGAAAAAAGATATGATCAAATATTAGAAGATGGCTTCAAAGAAGATTATATAGCAAATAGTAAAGCATACAGTAAAAAGAAAGTAAAGAAAAGTACTAGTCTTAATCTATTAAATAGATTAAGCGGTTATAAAAATCAAATACTTGCTTTTATGTATGATTTTGAAATACCTTTTGATAATAATCTTGCAGAGCGTGATCTACGAATGACTAAGGTTAAACAAAAAATCTCTGGAACATTTAGAAGTAAAGATGGCGCAAAAGCATTTACTAGAATTCGTGGATATGTATCCACGGTTCGAAAAAATAGCTTGAATACTTTGGATTGTATAAAATCAGTATTTACTTCAAATATAATCGATCCGACCTTAGTTTAA
- a CDS encoding endonuclease/exonuclease/phosphatase family protein yields MRIMTFNLRCDFPLDFNNRWDSRKDMVYHIMRDYKCDIIGTQEVKDNMFYDIEDNIKEYNIIGKPRTKNISSERNNILISKKHIIHKYKTFWLSENPDKIGSRKWYSLFPRICTTAIVEIDNDKVRICNSHLDNFLPKAREYGLKKLMEIIEKEQEKEELPIILMGDFNAIPDSKLIEDFTRGKLSKKKLVAVQDINKNLYNEVTRDNFKRKQKGVHIDYIFVSEEIEVVNAEIIKYNIDGKYPSDHYPLMADIKIKKLY; encoded by the coding sequence ATGAGAATAATGACATTTAATTTAAGATGCGATTTTCCATTGGATTTTAATAATAGATGGGATAGCAGAAAGGACATGGTTTATCACATAATGAGAGACTATAAGTGTGATATTATTGGAACGCAAGAAGTCAAAGATAATATGTTTTATGATATAGAAGACAATATTAAGGAGTATAATATTATTGGAAAGCCAAGAACTAAAAATATTTCGTCAGAGAGAAATAATATTTTAATTTCAAAAAAACATATTATACACAAATATAAAACTTTTTGGTTATCTGAAAATCCAGATAAGATTGGAAGCCGTAAGTGGTATTCACTCTTTCCTAGAATCTGCACAACAGCTATAGTAGAAATTGATAATGATAAGGTTAGAATTTGTAATTCTCATTTAGATAATTTTCTTCCAAAGGCAAGAGAATATGGATTAAAGAAGCTCATGGAAATTATAGAGAAAGAACAAGAAAAAGAAGAACTTCCAATCATATTAATGGGTGATTTTAATGCTATTCCAGATAGCAAATTAATAGAAGATTTTACACGCGGAAAATTATCAAAGAAAAAATTAGTAGCAGTACAAGATATAAATAAAAATTTATATAATGAAGTGACTAGAGATAACTTTAAAAGAAAACAAAAGGGAGTTCACATTGATTACATCTTTGTATCAGAAGAAATAGAAGTGGTTAATGCTGAAATAATTAAATATAACATTGATGGGAAATATCCATCAGATCATTATCCTTTAATGGCAGATATAAAAATAAAAAAATTATATTAG
- a CDS encoding transmembrane-type terpene cyclase produces MVLFLLLLSGICWTIVYIQLILVGFKDKTYGMPFIALALNFAWEVLHSYIGLKSNLSSIQTWITLIWLLLDIVIVYTYLKYGRNFFPKHTSKKFFMPWTILIFLMSFIIQYYFVIEFGALGGLYSGFLQNLIMSILFINLLVNRMDLKGQNLNIAIYKWIGTLAPTILYGVIQGNKLILVLGIFCSLFDILYIYFLNNIKKMSSNHSKSSTISN; encoded by the coding sequence ATGGTGTTATTTTTATTATTGCTAAGTGGAATTTGTTGGACAATAGTTTATATTCAATTAATTTTGGTAGGTTTTAAAGACAAAACTTATGGAATGCCCTTTATTGCATTAGCACTTAATTTCGCTTGGGAAGTACTTCATTCCTATATTGGCTTAAAAAGTAATCTTTCAAGCATTCAAACTTGGATTACATTAATTTGGTTACTTTTAGATATTGTGATTGTTTATACTTACTTAAAATATGGAAGAAATTTTTTTCCAAAACACACAAGTAAAAAATTCTTTATGCCTTGGACTATACTTATATTTTTAATGTCATTTATTATTCAATACTATTTTGTTATAGAATTCGGAGCTTTAGGTGGGTTATATTCAGGATTTCTTCAAAATCTTATAATGTCTATATTATTTATTAACTTGCTTGTTAATAGAATGGATCTAAAAGGTCAAAATTTAAATATTGCTATATATAAATGGATTGGTACTTTGGCACCTACTATTTTATATGGTGTTATTCAAGGAAATAAGTTGATTCTTGTTCTTGGAATATTCTGTTCCTTATTTGATATTCTATATATATACTTTTTGAATAATATTAAGAAAATGTCTTCTAACCACTCAAAATCTTCCACCATATCAAATTAA
- a CDS encoding CGGC domain-containing protein, with product MNTKYVVIIQCDIAHRRCSGFACTNAFCNKDEVFKDYDDDTRYISFTCGGCCGKGVASKLEHFSKMAYKKNNISKDEVVVHLSSCMVTDNYHYDRCPHADYIKSIVTKKGFKNVVDGSYISVGAKRKREEGIYNCYE from the coding sequence ATGAATACTAAATATGTTGTTATTATTCAGTGCGATATTGCACATAGAAGGTGCAGTGGTTTTGCATGTACAAATGCTTTTTGTAATAAGGATGAAGTTTTTAAAGATTATGATGATGATACAAGATATATTTCTTTCACTTGTGGTGGATGTTGTGGAAAAGGAGTTGCCTCGAAATTAGAACATTTCTCGAAGATGGCATATAAAAAGAATAATATTAGTAAAGATGAAGTTGTGGTTCATTTATCATCTTGCATGGTAACTGATAATTATCACTACGATAGGTGTCCACATGCAGACTATATCAAGAGTATAGTTACGAAGAAAGGCTTTAAAAATGTAGTCGATGGGTCTTATATAAGTGTTGGTGCAAAAAGGAAAAGAGAAGAAGGTATATACAACTGTTATGAGTAA
- a CDS encoding DUF1858 domain-containing protein: MITKDLTIGEVIRIKEDAPQILMSFGMGCVGCPSSQAETIEDAAKVHGLNLEELLEALNK, translated from the coding sequence ATGATAACTAAAGATTTAACAATTGGAGAAGTAATAAGAATAAAGGAAGATGCACCACAAATTTTAATGAGTTTTGGAATGGGATGTGTTGGATGTCCATCTTCTCAAGCAGAAACAATTGAAGATGCGGCAAAAGTTCATGGACTAAATTTAGAAGAATTATTAGAAGCATTAAATAAATAA
- a CDS encoding HAD-IA family hydrolase has protein sequence MDNNFKYILFDLDGTITDSGEGITKSVQYALKYFDILVDNLEDLQKFIGPPLKESFKEYYKFDEEKATLALIKYREYYADKGIYENNLYDGIIEVLDKLKERGKIIILATSKPEVYAKQILEYFKIDKYFTFVAGSDFEETRVKKGDVINYALEGAKIADLSKVIMVGDREHDIIGAKDNDIKSIGVLYGFGDVIELTQARADYIVKDTNELLDILI, from the coding sequence TTGGATAATAATTTTAAATACATATTATTTGACTTAGATGGAACAATAACTGATTCTGGAGAGGGAATAACTAAATCAGTTCAATATGCATTAAAATATTTTGATATTTTAGTGGATAATCTTGAGGATTTACAGAAGTTTATTGGACCACCTTTAAAAGAATCTTTCAAAGAATATTATAAGTTTGATGAAGAAAAAGCAACTCTTGCACTTATAAAATATAGAGAATATTATGCAGATAAAGGCATTTATGAAAATAATTTATATGATGGAATAATAGAAGTTTTAGATAAACTTAAAGAACGTGGGAAGATAATTATACTGGCTACATCAAAACCTGAAGTGTATGCTAAACAAATTCTTGAATATTTTAAGATTGATAAGTATTTTACATTTGTAGCTGGATCTGACTTTGAAGAAACAAGAGTTAAAAAAGGTGATGTTATAAATTATGCATTAGAAGGAGCTAAAATTGCTGATTTATCAAAAGTTATTATGGTAGGTGATAGAGAACATGATATTATTGGTGCAAAGGATAATGATATTAAATCAATAGGTGTTCTTTATGGATTTGGAGATGTAATAGAATTAACACAGGCTAGAGCAGATTACATAGTAAAAGATACTAATGAATTATTAGATATTCTTATTTAA
- a CDS encoding NADH peroxidase, translated as MKRFICTVCGYIHEGDAPPDICPICKVGADKFKEIIDSLDFADEHKIGIVEGLNDEILEGLRANFIGECTEVGMYLAMSRQADREGYPEVGETYKRIAFEEAEHASKFAEILGEVVVADTKANLSARVEAEYGACEGKKKLATLAKQSNLDAIHDTVHEMCKDEARHGKAFKGLLDRYFNK; from the coding sequence ATGAAGAGATTTATTTGTACTGTGTGCGGTTATATTCATGAAGGCGATGCACCACCTGATATTTGTCCTATTTGTAAAGTTGGTGCTGACAAGTTCAAAGAAATTATTGATTCTCTAGATTTTGCTGATGAACATAAGATTGGAATTGTAGAAGGACTTAATGATGAAATATTGGAAGGTTTAAGAGCTAATTTCATTGGTGAATGTACTGAAGTTGGAATGTATTTAGCAATGTCTCGTCAAGCTGATCGTGAAGGTTATCCTGAAGTAGGCGAAACTTACAAGCGAATTGCCTTTGAAGAAGCTGAGCATGCTTCAAAATTTGCTGAAATCTTAGGTGAAGTTGTAGTTGCTGATACTAAAGCTAACTTAAGTGCTAGAGTTGAAGCTGAATATGGTGCATGTGAAGGCAAAAAGAAACTTGCAACATTGGCTAAACAAAGCAATTTAGATGCTATTCATGATACGGTTCATGAAATGTGTAAAGATGAGGCCAGACATGGTAAAGCATTTAAAGGATTATTAGATAGATACTTTAATAAATAA
- a CDS encoding DUF1540 domain-containing protein: MQKINCDVNNCSHNKSGVCYSNRVDIGGISANSESGTCCGSFLNKALYSALTNNTNSTMQCDSLICKAENCNHNYNNFCDLQSIDVSGSRAQIYAETECSSFNEKL; the protein is encoded by the coding sequence GTGCAAAAAATTAATTGTGATGTAAATAATTGTTCACATAACAAAAGTGGTGTTTGTTATTCAAACAGAGTGGATATTGGAGGTATATCAGCTAATAGTGAAAGTGGAACTTGTTGTGGTTCATTTTTAAATAAAGCTTTATATAGTGCATTAACCAATAATACAAATTCTACTATGCAGTGCGATTCCCTTATTTGTAAAGCTGAAAACTGTAATCATAACTATAATAATTTTTGTGATTTGCAGTCTATAGATGTGTCTGGCTCAAGAGCTCAAATATATGCTGAAACAGAATGTTCTAGCTTTAATGAAAAATTGTAA
- a CDS encoding GNAT family N-acetyltransferase has product MIRLIQEKDIEIVCKIVNDNWTSVYAGYVNEQLLNNNGCFDRKKRMEKDFLSGRLSNYVYECNEHIIALLSVGDTADSDKIGAFEVWRIYISEAYKNQGIGNQLLDFAEKQAIKYGCKEIVIWAFKENIKAISFYKKHAYVKDKEEYLGEPYLAYGVRLNKKLDK; this is encoded by the coding sequence ATGATACGCTTGATTCAAGAAAAAGATATAGAAATTGTTTGTAAAATTGTAAATGATAATTGGACATCTGTATATGCTGGTTATGTAAATGAACAATTACTGAATAACAATGGCTGTTTTGATAGAAAAAAGAGGATGGAAAAAGATTTCTTATCTGGTAGATTATCAAACTATGTTTATGAATGTAATGAGCATATCATAGCGTTATTATCAGTTGGGGATACAGCTGATAGTGATAAAATAGGAGCCTTTGAAGTTTGGCGTATCTATATTTCGGAAGCTTATAAAAATCAAGGAATTGGAAATCAATTACTTGATTTTGCAGAGAAACAAGCTATTAAATATGGCTGTAAAGAAATAGTTATATGGGCTTTTAAAGAAAATATAAAGGCTATCTCATTTTACAAAAAACATGCATATGTAAAAGATAAGGAAGAATATTTAGGAGAACCATATTTAGCTTACGGTGTTCGACTTAACAAAAAATTAGATAAGTAA